The nucleotide sequence TTGTAGCCGGTACATTATTCTGCTCTGCGCTACCGTGGTCGTGGTTGCATTCTGTGTCGCAGGCCTCAATATGATGGTACCGTAATAATGTGTAATTACCATCTCAGCACATGTAAACGGTTCCGCATTCTCGTATAACCGTCAACGTCTGTCTGTGTGGAGTTTCCGCCGTTTCATCAGCCACAGCCGACCTGGGCTGTCTTGCTGCCTTCAAGCTTCTGCCTCAGGTATCAGGCTTTCACCTGGCTGAGGCAAAGTGCTCCGTTCGGCATCCGTTTGCTCCGCCCGCACATTGGGATAGCTGAGGTGAGAGGCTCAGTTCCAGGTTGAAGCAATCCCTTGTCCACCACCTCGacaacttcttcttcccatcaaGGGGAAATTTCTTTGGTCTCCTGGTTGCAGACTGACCTTTTGTCACATAGTCGCACGACagacaacctggaagccaTTTCACCCTCCACTGCAGAGcagaccccaaccccaacgaGCGCCATTTGCAACCTCCACAAATCCGCCAAGAGCTCCACATTCAACCTCGATCCTTGCGGCGCCTGACTGCCTGGGCCACTGTCCGACGCGTTCTCCCTGGCGTCGGCCTTGCTCACCCCGGCTCAAGAACTTTCATTCAGTGCTGCTTGACCTGGCTGGACTGTCGACGCGATTTTTTTTGCCCTATCCAACATCGCCTTACCCTCTCTGCCTCTGGCTGTACCTCGCACCTGCCGTCTGAGGCTTGATCCCGCTTTTTTCGGCCTTGCAGCGCGCCTTTGAACCTTTTTCGAGCCGCCAAACGCAAGCCTGCCCAACTCTTGtcagcaagaaaaaaaaaatcacaTTTTGGCAGCCAAAGCACCCGACCACAGCACCGCACCCCAGTGTCAGGTCCCAAGGTTCCCCGTCACCTCACCTCTCCCGCCCTCAACCGACTCGGTGGCCCGTTGCGCGAACGTCGCGCCGTACCTTGGCCTCAGCTGCTGTCCGCCAAACAGCAACCATCCCAAAGTCCTGCAGTGACAGACACCTGCCCTTTCCGCACCCAATCGTCGCGTCGCCGAAATTTCCCTCCGTCAAGCGGCTAAGTCGACAGAAAATTTCGATTTTCCAATTATCACCATGGGTAAGTACGACATCAATTGCATTCCTCTCCCTGGATACCATCGGTATAGGtattcccccctcttcccaatcAGCCAGCCCATTCGGGCGGTCAACCAGCCAGACAGCCAGCCAGACACACGAAGAGACTGAACACTCTCTCCCCGCTGTTCGCCCTGTCAGCTTCCATTCTGGCCCTCCAGGTGGGCGTGCGCAAGTCGCGTCCTCATTGAGCCTCCTCCCGAAGATGCctgcctcttcccctccgctccgttcccccctccccctcatcccatccccGTCCCGAGTCTTGCATATACACACCCCCAGCAAGACATCAGGACATATCTCTGTCCATCCACACGCACCGGGCGGTTCTGGGATGGGCGGACTACTCCAGGCCGGAACACCTCGATCGTGGGCATTATCCCAGATGCCTCAGTGACGTGTTACTGCCGCTTGTAACCCCCAAATCTCCAGGACCTGCCCAGTCGGCGTTTTTTGGTCGATTTCCACAGGGCCAGTCTGTGGCAGTCGGTGCAGGTTGGTCCTCGAGCCTTGCTCGCTCGCTCTACCACTCACAAGGGCCCCTCGCTGCTGCAGTGTCTTGCAGTTTTCCTACCTGCACTGCCTGGTCTTCGACATACCACCCACATACACCCATCCGCccgtacatacatacatgtACCTTCacaatcaaccccccctcccctctcagcCAGCCTGCATGTCTTTCCCATCCTGATCCACAATCCTCGGATTCTCTCActaccaccccccccccgccgCACCCCCCCTCAAGTGCTACCTACCATTCCTTCAAATTGCCATCCCTCAATCACTTCacttccttttcttctttccccaCCTATCACCAACCCTACCTTAACTGGCTTCTTCCAACATCTCGTTTCTGACCGATTTCTaaccttctctttctctctctaGCTGACTCCGGTGATACCTATCGCCCTGTAAGTATCTGCCCTGATTCTTGGCCTGTGCACTCTGTTCTTCGTCGTCTTGATGAGACCGGCGGCTATCTCTTATAGCCGCAAGCTCTCGGAGGAATGGTGTGACTGGTAGTCAGACCTGActctcatcccatccaccTGGCGTCAGTCAGATATGTGGTTTGGTGTTTGCGCTTTCGAGCTCTTCGGCCTGATGAGTTTGAGACCTGTGGGTTCTTTGTGTTGAAAGTCCAATGCCATGATCACTGATGATTAGGTGCTGGAGGATCATCACAGCGCTCCCCCGCTTTAGGCGTGCCAGAGACAAAGACATATACTGGCGAGTCACATGACATGGTTACATACTGACATTGTGACCAGCGTGAGAGGTCGCGCTCTCCCAGACGTGGACGTTCCCGCAGTCCGAATAACGGTACCCGTCGGTCATATTCGCCCCGTGACCGCTCACGGAGTCGTCATCGGAGAAGAAGCCGTTCGCCCATGACTGGACAGGGCGCATCCGCTGGAGGATCAGGACAAGGATACAACAATAACGGAGCTCCTCATAGATCGTTCGAAGATCGTGCCGTTCACCGCGAAAACGTCATGAATAACATTCGAGAGTCGTCGCAGCAGGACCGCCGCGTCTATGTCGGCAACCTGTCTTACGACGTCAAGTGGCACCACCTCAAGGATTTTATGAGGCAGGGTGAGTGGATGGCACTTGGGAAAGGAATGAATGGAGGAAGAGACTAACGTGACCTCTCACAGCCGGTGAGGTTCTCTATGCCGACGTATTGCTTCTTCCCAATGGAATGTCGAAGGTGGGCTTTCACAAGTGATTTTGGCTGGTTCCTTTGTGGTTCCTATTCTGTTTGG is from Podospora pseudopauciseta strain CBS 411.78 chromosome 5 map unlocalized CBS411.78m_5.2, whole genome shotgun sequence and encodes:
- the GBP2_1 gene encoding g-strand binding protein (COG:A; EggNog:ENOG503NW7K), producing MTGQGASAGGSGQGYNNNGAPHRSFEDRAVHRENVMNNIRESSQQDRRVYVGNLSYDVKWHHLKDFMRQAGEVLYADVLLLPNGMSKVGFHK